The genomic window ACGCGTGTCCGATGCCGCCACGTTCGCGCCCGAGGTGCAGGAGGCGATCGACGCCGTCCGCGCCGACGTCGCGAAACTGCACGCCGAGCTCGTGCGCTACAACCTCATCGTCTGGACCGGCGGCAACGTCTCGGGTCGCGTGCCCGGCGCCGACCTGTTCGTCATCAAGCCCTCCGGCGTCTCGTACGACGACCTGGCTCCCGAGAACATGATCCTCTGCGACCTCGACGGCAACGCGATCCCCGGCACGCCCGGCTCCGAGCGCAGCCCCTCGAGCGACACCGCGGCGCACGCCTACGTGTACCGGAACATGCCCGAGGTCGGCGGGGTCGTGCACACGCACTCCACCTACGGCGTCGCCTGGGCAGCCCGCGGCGAAGATATCCCCTGC from Microbacterium testaceum includes these protein-coding regions:
- a CDS encoding L-ribulose-5-phosphate 4-epimerase encodes the protein MSDAATFAPEVQEAIDAVRADVAKLHAELVRYNLIVWTGGNVSGRVPGADLFVIKPSGVSYDDLAPENMILCDLDGNAIPGTPGSERSPSSDTAAHAYVYRNMPEVGGVVHTHSTYGVAWAARGEDIPCVITAMADEFGGPIPVGPFAIIGDDSIGRGIVETLRGHRSRGVIMQNHGPFTIGTNAKDAVKAAVMLEDVARTVHIAREAGPLIPIPQDKIDALYNRYQNVYGQSTDDRR